TGCCGCCCAGTCCATTAGCTACGAAATTCCCCTGGCACTGGCGGTGTTGGCGGTAGTAATGATGTCCAATAGCCTCAGCACGATCGATATTGTCAACCAGCAAGCGGGCTATGGCCTCTTGAGTTGGAATGTCTGGCGACAACCCGTTGGCTTCATCATTTTCTGGGTGGCGGCCCTGGCTGAGTGTGAACGTCTGCCCTTTGACCTGCCAGAGGCTGAGGAAGAACTGGTGGCGGGTTATCAAACTGAGTATGCCGGGATGCGTTTCGGCCTCTTCTACGTGGGGTCCTATGTCAACCTGGTGCTGTCGGCCCTGTTGGTGGCAATTCTGTACCTGGGGGGCTGGGAACTGCCCATACCCATTTCGGCGATCGCGGGTTGGATCGGGGTGAGCGAAACTGTCCCCTGGTTCCAGGTGATTGCAGCCAGCTTGGGCATTTTAATGGTCCTGTTCAAAGCCTACTTGCTGGTCTTTCTGGCTATTTTGTTACGCTGGACGGTGCCCCGCGTGCGGATTGATCAACTACTTGACCTGGGTTGGAAGTTCCTGTTACCCGTGGGTCTTGTCAATTTACTCCTCACTGCGGCACTGAAATTAGCGTTCCCTGTCGCGTTTGGGGGATAGGCGATGGGGAACAGGGAATAGGTAACAGGGAATAGGGATTTGTTGGGTTAACGCTTGTCGGTTGGGTCAAACACCGTGCGACTTAACCACTCTGGAAATCGTTAAACAGGGAGGGTTCTTACGTATGATGCGTTTTTTGAAACAGGTGGGGGACTATGCGAAGGAAGCCACCCAAGCAGCCCGGTACATCGGGGAAGGGCTATCGGTCACCTTCGACCACATGCGGCGGCGTCCGATAACAGTGCAATATCCCTACGAAAAACTGATCCCCTCGGAACGCTATCGGGGACGAATTCACTTTGAGTTCGACAAGTGTATTTCCTGCGAAGTGTGTGTGCGGGTCTGCCCGATTAACCTGCCCGTGGTGGATTGGACGTTTGACAAGGAGTCGAAGAAGAAAAAGCTCAATCACTACAGTATTGACTTTGGGGTGTGTATCTTCTGCGGCAACTGTGTGGAATACTGCCCCACCAACTGCCTGTCAATGACCGAGGACTACGAACTGGCAACCTACGATCGCCACGAACTCAACTATGACAACGTCGCTTTGGGGCGTCTTCCCTACAAGGTCACTAA
This DNA window, taken from Trichothermofontia sichuanensis B231, encodes the following:
- the ndhI gene encoding NAD(P)H-quinone oxidoreductase subunit I — translated: MRFLKQVGDYAKEATQAARYIGEGLSVTFDHMRRRPITVQYPYEKLIPSERYRGRIHFEFDKCISCEVCVRVCPINLPVVDWTFDKESKKKKLNHYSIDFGVCIFCGNCVEYCPTNCLSMTEDYELATYDRHELNYDNVALGRLPYKVTNDPMVRPLRELGYLPKGVLSPHDLPPGSRRAGKMPAEIVAEEQTKAAATQAPET
- the nuoH gene encoding NADH-quinone oxidoreductase subunit NuoH, yielding MNSGIDLQGSFIQILEGLGLPPGLAKTLWLPFPMLLMVTVALVGVLVAVWLERKISAAAQQRIGPEFIGPFGLLAPLADGLKLVFKEDIVPAKADPVLFTLGPVLVVVPIFLSYLIVPFGQNLVITDLSVGVFLWVALSSVAPIGLLMSGYSSNNKYSLLGGLRAAAQSISYEIPLALAVLAVVMMSNSLSTIDIVNQQAGYGLLSWNVWRQPVGFIIFWVAALAECERLPFDLPEAEEELVAGYQTEYAGMRFGLFYVGSYVNLVLSALLVAILYLGGWELPIPISAIAGWIGVSETVPWFQVIAASLGILMVLFKAYLLVFLAILLRWTVPRVRIDQLLDLGWKFLLPVGLVNLLLTAALKLAFPVAFGG